ATAAAATTCTTACTTTGGATGCATTCCTTAAACTTTATCAATAGATCTTTGAACCATTTTTGATTTAAATCTACTTCCTTAGTTTCCAGATTGATGAGATCTGGCATATTGGCTATAAGTAAATCATCTCCGAAAGTTTCCCAAGGGGTTTTCCCTTTCATATTACGTGTAAATAAATGTCTATCAGGTGCTTTTTCCTCTATTACTTTTACAAGATCTAATACTTCCGACCAAGATAGTTGATTGAAATCTATATCAAGCCCCAATTCTTTTTCTAATTCTTCATTTAATTCATATTGATCGAGTAAATAATTAACAGGTAATGCTCGTATGGTATTATTGACCTTGACACTATTCAACACATCTTTATTTAAATCTTTATAATTTTTATCTTTTTCTATTAAGTCTGTTAAATCCATAAAGACATCAGTCCTTAGAAGATTCTGAAGTTCGAGTGCCGAACCCCCTGTTTGAACAATATCTCCTATATCCCCTGAAATAATATCTAAAGCCAATTTTGCACCATATTCTTTACCATTTTCATAAAACTCTTCCCTGTTGTTATAAGCATAATCATATTCTACATGCTCTCCGGGATATTTCAATTCATAGTGCTTGATAGCTTCTTCCATAAAATCATTTCTATATGGGGCAGTTATGGTAAGAACGGTCTCCCTTGGTGGTCTTTCTCCTTCTTTCTTCGTATATAAGTAATAAACGTTTTTTATATCACTTAATTCAATATTTTGATCCTCACCAAACTTAGTTTTTAAAGAGTAATAGATTTCCTCATCTTTTCCCACCACAAAATCTTGTATATCATAATCATCTAAAAAATATGTTGAATCTTTTCCAAATTCAAATATTGATTTTATAAATGTACCACTATTAGCATCAAACACATTAAGTTCTTTATCAAACCCATATATAAGGTTTCCATCTTCCGAAAACCGTATAGGCTCTAAGATATAGGATGTATTTCTAAATATTTCATCGCCTGTTTCTGAATCAACCATAAAAAATCCCTCAGGTAACGATTGAAAACCTACTGTAGTATATATACAGCGTCCCTTATTATCTACATCAAAACTCGTTACATTTTCATATGAGTTTTTCAATTCACCTATTTTTGTAAATATTTG
This is a stretch of genomic DNA from Sporanaerobacter acetigenes DSM 13106. It encodes these proteins:
- a CDS encoding ABC transporter substrate-binding protein, whose amino-acid sequence is MENKKNRIIMLSVILLVIIITGVFITIRNNKDSSTNKLDNKDDEKDVESDAFYYVEEFIGEEIWDEGYDKFLKYDDKIVKFKGGEKVYLQDVKSKEDIYQIPNRDNMLGANGYWIYENVFWNVEYDSKNEAVIASSFDDKGNKKDSIKLKDFKGDVIDNSYIQVEEMRVTEDYIYLLARADSQPILQIFTKIGELKNSYENVTSFDVDNKGRCIYTTVGFQSLPEGFFMVDSETGDEIFRNTSYILEPIRFSEDGNLIYGFDKELNVFDANSGTFIKSIFEFGKDSTYFLDDYDIQDFVVGKDEEIYYSLKTKFGEDQNIELSDIKNVYYLYTKKEGERPPRETVLTITAPYRNDFMEEAIKHYELKYPGEHVEYDYAYNNREEFYENGKEYGAKLALDIISGDIGDIVQTGGSALELQNLLRTDVFMDLTDLIEKDKNYKDLNKDVLNSVKVNNTIRALPVNYLLDQYELNEELEKELGLDIDFNQLSWSEVLDLVKVIEEKAPDRHLFTRNMKGKTPWETFGDDLLIANMPDLINLETKEVDLNQKWFKDLLIKFKECIQSKNFILDTEYQLTDSLQGSLLSFKSSSGERYYSDQVFDFIEYNNTHKSEMIPIFTGEKNDNRVQYSLRMYSINNRSDRKENAWKFLSFLLEEDIQFIALKDPENRGAIPINEKGVDRMIEDANYMHKFSGVDVDRYNKAMIEHSHEIDYLYNMGYLRLDILEPIGSYMDGKMTLDEALKKAEENVIIRLNE